A DNA window from Aphelocoma coerulescens isolate FSJ_1873_10779 chromosome 7, UR_Acoe_1.0, whole genome shotgun sequence contains the following coding sequences:
- the MSTN gene encoding growth/differentiation factor 8 produces MQKLVLYAYIYLFMLISVDPVALDDNSQPTENAEKDGLCNACTWRQNTKSSRIEAIKIQILSKLRLEQAPNISRDVIKQLLPKAPPLQELIDQYDVQRDDSSDGSLEDDDYHATTETIITMPTESDLLVQMEGKPKCCFFKFSSKIQYNKVVKAQLWIYLRQVQKPTTVFVQILRLIKPMKDGTRYTGIRSLKLDMNPGTGIWQSIDVKTVLQNWLKQPESNLGIEIKAFDENGRNLAVTFPGPGEDGLNPFLEVRVTDTPKRSRRDFGLDCDEHSTESRCCRYPLTVDFEAFGWDWIIAPKRYKANYCSGECEFVFLQKYPHTHLVHQANPRGSAGPCCTPTKMSPINMLYFNGKEQIIYGKIPAMVVDRCGCS; encoded by the exons ATGCAAAAGCTAGTGCTCTATGCTTATATTTACCTGTTCATGCTGATTTCAGTTGATCCGGTGGCTCTAGATGACAATAGTCAGCCCACAGAGAACGCTGAAAAGGACGGACTGTGCAATGCTTGTACGTGGAGACAGAATACAAAATCTTCCAGAATAGAAGCCATAAAAATTCAAATCCTCAGCAAACTGCGTCTGGAACAAGCTCCTAACATTAGCAGGGATGTTATTAAACAACTTTTACCCAAGGCTCCTCCACTGCAGGAACTGATTGATCAGTATGATGTCCAGAGAGATGACAGTAGCGATGGCTCTTTGGAAGATGATGACTATCATGCCACCACCGAAACGATTATCACAATGCCTACAGAGT CTGATTTACTTGTACAAATGGAGGGAAAACCAAAATGTTGCTTCTTTAAGTTTAGCTCTAAAATACAATATAACAAAGTAGTAAAGGCCCAGTTGTGGATATACTTGAGGCAAGTCCAAAAACCTACAACGGTGTTTGTGCAGATCCTGAGACTTATTAAACCCATGAAAGATGGTACAAGATATACTGGAATTCGATCTTTGAAACTTGACATGAACCCAGGCACCGGTATTTGGCAGAGTATTGATGTGAAGACAGTGTTGCAAAATTGGCTCAAACAGCCTGAATCCAATTTAGGCATCGAAATAAAAGCTTTTGATGAGAACGGACGGAATCTTGCTGTAACTTTTCCAGGACCGGGGGAAGATGGATTG AACCCATTTTTAGAGGTCAGAGTTACAGACACCCCGAAACGGTCCCGCAGAGATTTTGGTCTCGACTGCGACGAGCACTCGACAGAATCCCGATGTTGTCGCTACCCGCTGACGGTGGATTTCGAAGCTTTCGGATGGGATTGGATTATCGCTCCTAAAAGATACAAAGCGAATTATTGCTCCGGAGAATGTGAATTTGTGTTTTTACAAAAATACCCGCACACCCACCTTGTGCACCAAGCAAACCCCAGAGGCTCGGCAGGCCCTTGCTGCACACCCACCAAGATGTCCCCCATAAATATGCTGTATTTCAACGGGAAGGAACAAATCATCTACGGCAAGATACCAGCCATGGTTGTAGATCGCTGTGGGTGCTCATGA